One genomic window of Desulfurella sp. includes the following:
- the purE gene encoding 5-(carboxyamino)imidazole ribonucleotide mutase, translated as MKVAIISGSKSDENIIYEAKKTLEEFGIEYKVYIASAHRSPEYVKEIVQKVNAEFDCIIAIAGLSAALPGFVASYSILPVIGVPVDSEMFGLDALLSITQMPKGVPVASMGIGKKGAHNAALFVARMFAQKDPDLKQKLLDYIKKEEENIRKINEDL; from the coding sequence ATGAAAGTAGCAATTATATCCGGCAGTAAAAGCGATGAAAACATTATCTATGAAGCAAAAAAAACATTGGAAGAGTTTGGTATTGAATATAAGGTTTACATTGCAAGTGCCCACAGAAGTCCAGAGTATGTAAAAGAAATAGTTCAAAAAGTAAATGCTGAATTTGATTGCATAATCGCAATAGCAGGGCTTTCTGCAGCATTGCCGGGTTTTGTTGCATCATATTCAATTTTGCCAGTAATTGGTGTGCCGGTTGATAGTGAGATGTTTGGGCTTGATGCACTGCTTTCTATTACTCAAATGCCAAAAGGTGTACCTGTTGCATCTATGGGTATTGGCAAAAAAGGTGCACATAACGCAGCATTATTTGTGGCAAGGATGTTTGCGCAAAAAGACCCTGATTTAAAACAAAAATTACTTGATTATATTAAAAAAGAAGAAGAAAATATACGCAAAATTAATGAAGATTTGTAA
- the purD gene encoding phosphoribosylamine--glycine ligase: MNVLVVGSGAREHAICYKLSQSKLCEKIYCAKGNAGTSQLATNVDISVLDFEALAKFCKKNSIEFVVVGPEEPLAKGIVDYLNYAGILAFGPTKIASAIESSKIFCKNLCKKYSIPTAAYETFDNFDEAYRYIKKAIYPLVIKADGLAAGKGVAIANNEYEALAHLNDCFANKKFGEAGSRVVIEEFLDGEELSYMVFCDGKKFVPMVASQDHKRVFDNDLGPNTGGMGAYAKAPIVNAIQNQCDSLIEQTLDALKSEGIDYRGVLYAGLMVVDNKPYVLEYNCRFGDPETQVVLPLLKSDLLDIMLRCANGNLGDYKIEFEDKFCVSVVLASKGYPGPYEKDKPIYGLENVTDAIVFHAGTYKKDSKIYTNGGRVLNVVALDKDFKKAIEKAYKAIESIHFDGMHFRRDIGKKALKYF; encoded by the coding sequence ATGAATGTACTTGTTGTTGGCAGTGGAGCAAGAGAACATGCCATTTGTTATAAACTCTCACAAAGCAAGCTTTGTGAGAAAATTTACTGTGCAAAAGGAAACGCTGGTACATCACAATTGGCAACGAATGTTGATATATCGGTGCTTGATTTTGAAGCTTTAGCAAAGTTTTGTAAAAAAAATTCAATTGAGTTTGTTGTTGTTGGGCCAGAAGAGCCTTTAGCAAAAGGTATTGTAGATTATCTAAATTATGCTGGCATACTAGCATTTGGCCCCACAAAGATAGCTTCAGCAATTGAGTCAAGTAAAATATTTTGCAAAAATTTATGCAAAAAATACTCTATACCAACGGCGGCCTATGAAACATTTGATAATTTTGATGAAGCGTATAGGTATATAAAAAAGGCAATTTATCCATTGGTTATAAAAGCAGATGGTTTGGCAGCAGGAAAAGGTGTAGCTATTGCCAATAATGAATACGAAGCTCTTGCTCACCTCAATGATTGTTTTGCCAATAAAAAGTTTGGCGAAGCAGGAAGCAGAGTTGTTATAGAAGAGTTCTTAGACGGCGAAGAATTGTCTTATATGGTTTTTTGTGATGGCAAAAAATTTGTCCCAATGGTTGCTTCACAAGACCACAAAAGGGTTTTTGATAATGATTTGGGTCCAAATACGGGCGGTATGGGAGCTTATGCAAAAGCGCCAATAGTAAACGCTATACAAAACCAGTGCGATTCGTTAATAGAGCAAACCTTAGATGCTTTAAAAAGTGAAGGGATTGATTACAGGGGAGTTTTGTATGCCGGTTTAATGGTTGTAGATAACAAGCCTTATGTGCTTGAATACAATTGCAGGTTTGGAGATCCAGAAACTCAGGTGGTTTTACCTTTATTAAAAAGTGATTTGTTAGATATTATGCTTAGATGTGCAAATGGCAATTTAGGTGATTACAAAATAGAGTTCGAAGATAAATTCTGCGTAAGTGTTGTTTTAGCAAGCAAAGGCTATCCGGGGCCTTACGAGAAAGACAAGCCTATATATGGCCTGGAAAATGTTACTGACGCCATTGTATTTCATGCAGGAACATACAAAAAAGATTCAAAAATATATACAAACGGTGGCAGAGTGTTGAATGTAGTGGCGCTTGATAAAGACTTTAAAAAAGCTATAGAAAAGGCTTATAAGGCAATTGAGAGTATTCACTTTGATGGAATGCATTTTAGACGCGATATTGGCAAAAAAGCACTAAAGTACTTTTGA
- a CDS encoding MlaD family protein yields the protein METKPNYILVGSFVIILSAAIVIIVLWLFGYRTNESYKTYLILTKYSVNGLSSNSLVKYKGVNVGNVEKIDIDPNNPEIVRIFIKVKSNIPIKTDTVATVSAQGLTGLASIDLTGGTKNAPLLTSVDHSEYPVIKSKMSELQKISQALPNVLDSANTLIKNMNEVFNKENRQQISSILNNTNKASKELAIDLQNLNSTLNKANEAIQSIKQAGESADSAFQSTNKLIATLQESSKNLTQISSDLSQLINENKNQINYFTHESMYNLNRMIENINKTVKTTDELVNELRSNPTYIIYGKPKTPSPTERSNQ from the coding sequence ATGGAAACAAAGCCTAACTATATACTTGTTGGTAGTTTTGTAATTATATTGAGTGCTGCAATAGTAATTATAGTTCTTTGGTTGTTTGGCTACAGGACAAATGAATCTTACAAGACTTACCTTATTTTGACAAAATATTCTGTAAATGGTTTATCCAGTAATTCTCTTGTAAAGTACAAAGGTGTAAATGTTGGTAATGTTGAAAAAATAGATATAGACCCAAACAACCCAGAAATTGTAAGAATTTTTATAAAAGTAAAAAGCAATATACCAATAAAAACTGATACAGTAGCCACAGTTTCAGCTCAGGGTTTAACGGGTCTTGCTTCTATTGATTTAACAGGCGGGACAAAAAACGCACCTCTTTTAACAAGTGTTGATCATAGTGAGTATCCTGTTATTAAATCAAAAATGAGTGAGTTGCAAAAAATTTCTCAAGCTTTACCAAATGTATTAGATAGCGCAAACACCCTTATTAAAAACATGAATGAAGTTTTTAATAAAGAAAACAGACAGCAAATATCATCAATTCTAAACAACACAAACAAAGCAAGCAAAGAATTAGCTATTGATTTGCAAAATTTAAATTCAACATTAAATAAAGCAAATGAAGCTATACAATCTATAAAACAGGCAGGAGAAAGCGCAGATAGTGCTTTTCAATCTACAAATAAGCTCATAGCCACATTGCAGGAAAGTTCAAAAAATCTTACCCAGATAAGTTCTGATTTGAGTCAGCTAATAAATGAAAATAAAAATCAAATAAATTATTTTACACATGAAAGTATGTATAATTTAAATCGCATGATAGAAAACATCAATAAAACAGTAAAAACTACTGATGAGCTTGTTAATGAGTTAAGATCAAATCCTACTTACATAATATATGGGAAACCCAAAACTCCATCGCCCACTGAAAGGAGTAATCAATGA
- a CDS encoding ABC transporter ATP-binding protein yields MAKDIIISVRNLQSAYNDRIIHENLNLDVYKGEILAIIGGSGSGKTTLLKELILLKEPKQGDIIIDGINIKQLSFKQKQAIKNKIGVMFQSAALFSSLSVGENIVYVIKKRYNIDDEMAKNMAMLKIKLSDLDESVYWLYPSELSGGMKKKAALARALAVDPKILFLDEPVSGLDPISADEFDKTIKKLVELLGISVIMITHDLSSLLIADRVAIIANKTIIFCDTPDKIHTVDDAWVKELFMGERGKRFLDGNKA; encoded by the coding sequence ATGGCTAAAGATATAATAATTAGCGTTAGAAATCTACAAAGTGCATACAATGATCGCATTATACACGAAAATTTAAACCTTGATGTTTACAAAGGGGAAATTTTAGCCATAATCGGCGGTTCTGGTTCGGGGAAAACCACGCTTTTAAAAGAATTAATTTTACTTAAAGAGCCAAAACAAGGTGATATTATTATAGATGGTATAAATATTAAACAATTGAGTTTTAAACAAAAACAGGCTATAAAAAACAAGATTGGTGTAATGTTTCAGTCAGCTGCATTGTTTAGTAGCTTAAGTGTTGGTGAAAATATTGTATATGTGATAAAAAAACGCTATAATATAGACGATGAAATGGCAAAAAATATGGCTATGTTAAAGATAAAACTTTCTGATTTAGACGAAAGCGTCTACTGGCTGTACCCAAGTGAGCTATCAGGTGGTATGAAAAAAAAAGCAGCTCTTGCGCGTGCACTGGCTGTTGACCCTAAGATACTATTTTTGGATGAGCCAGTTAGTGGCCTTGATCCTATAAGTGCAGATGAGTTTGACAAAACGATAAAGAAGCTTGTTGAGCTTTTAGGTATCAGTGTAATTATGATAACGCACGATTTGTCTTCGCTTTTAATAGCTGATAGAGTTGCAATTATTGCAAATAAAACAATTATTTTTTGTGATACACCGGACAAAATACACACCGTAGACGATGCCTGGGTAAAAGAACTGTTTATGGGAGAGAGGGGCAAGAGGTTTTTAGATGGAAACAAAGCCTAA
- a CDS encoding ABC transporter permease: AQLRQFGANIFIVDLVSISIVRELGPLIVAIIVSGRSASSYTATLGLMKVQEEVDTLDTMGVSPYTLLVLPRILSLFIVMPLLIVFADIVGIFGGMIISNLILGVNYAEFLDRASRVVTIKSFLSGIVKGPVFGIVIALIGTSEGFKVEQKAESIGTHVTASVVKSIFSVIVIDAMFSVIYRWLKI, translated from the coding sequence CTGCTCAACTAAGGCAGTTTGGTGCAAATATTTTTATAGTTGATCTGGTTAGTATTTCAATTGTTAGAGAACTTGGCCCATTGATTGTTGCAATAATTGTTTCAGGCAGAAGCGCAAGCAGCTATACTGCTACGCTTGGCTTAATGAAAGTCCAGGAAGAAGTTGATACACTTGATACAATGGGCGTATCGCCATATACGCTATTGGTGTTGCCGCGCATACTTTCACTTTTTATCGTTATGCCCCTTTTAATTGTATTTGCTGATATTGTTGGGATTTTTGGCGGGATGATTATATCAAATCTTATATTGGGTGTAAACTATGCAGAGTTTTTGGATAGGGCAAGCCGTGTTGTTACGATAAAATCTTTTTTATCCGGTATAGTTAAGGGTCCTGTGTTTGGTATTGTAATAGCATTGATTGGTACAAGTGAAGGATTTAAAGTTGAGCAAAAAGCAGAAAGTATAGGTACACATGTAACTGCGAGTGTTGTAAAAAGTATATTTAGCGTGATTGTAATAGATGCAATGTTTAGTGTGATTTATAGATGGCTAAAGATATAA
- a CDS encoding Fur family transcriptional regulator, giving the protein MRKNTKQRAMVYEELKSRYDHPTPEEIYYSIKPRYPKISIATVYRNLRILAEEGKVIEIKSDKNILRYDAKTEPHYHFKCTKCGAVLDLDIPYNKALDEELNKKGYKVDYHSTIFYGLCPNCAK; this is encoded by the coding sequence ATGAGAAAAAATACAAAACAGCGTGCCATGGTGTATGAAGAGCTTAAATCCCGCTATGACCACCCAACGCCAGAAGAGATTTACTACTCAATAAAGCCAAGATACCCAAAGATCTCTATAGCAACGGTTTATAGAAATTTGCGTATTTTGGCAGAAGAAGGCAAAGTAATAGAGATAAAAAGTGATAAAAACATTTTACGCTATGATGCAAAAACAGAACCGCACTATCATTTCAAATGTACAAAGTGCGGGGCTGTGCTGGATTTAGACATACCATATAATAAAGCTTTAGATGAAGAATTAAACAAAAAAGGTTACAAAGTTGATTACCATTCTACGATATTTTACGGTTTGTGCCCAAATTGCGCAAAGTAA
- a CDS encoding glutamine amidotransferase family protein, translating into MVEIEKIQSFAISNDPKDASGCGIFGIFNTKGDLIDGNKIVSAIDIMRDRGNGLGSGYAAYGIYPEFKNYYALHLMIDDDLAKRAVEDFLERRVMVAERSGIPTRGMKNRKRPMFFVYFVLPRAQGTKAESEYMSETDADEFINKLVFFINENINGAFVISSGKNMGVFKGIGYPDEIANFFRIERYKAYCWTAHNRFPTNTPGWWGGAHPFGLLDWTVVHNGEISSYGANKRYLEMHGYKCTQKTDTEAIVYLADLIVRKHKIPIELLAKIFSAPLWEEIERMPQDQKKLYKALRIIYGRALLNGPFSILLTFKGGIMALNDRIKLRPLVVGKKDDVYYFSSEEAAIKHICSDIKDISSPDAGEPVIAKLTDE; encoded by the coding sequence ATGGTTGAGATAGAAAAGATTCAAAGTTTTGCCATTTCCAATGATCCAAAAGATGCTTCGGGTTGCGGTATTTTTGGGATTTTTAACACAAAAGGTGATCTTATAGATGGCAATAAAATTGTTTCTGCAATTGATATAATGCGCGATAGAGGCAATGGTTTGGGCTCAGGATACGCCGCATATGGTATATACCCAGAATTTAAAAATTATTATGCATTACATTTGATGATTGATGACGATTTAGCAAAGCGTGCTGTAGAGGATTTTTTAGAGCGCAGAGTAATGGTTGCAGAACGCAGCGGTATTCCCACAAGGGGAATGAAAAACAGGAAACGACCTATGTTTTTTGTATATTTTGTATTGCCAAGAGCCCAGGGCACAAAAGCAGAAAGCGAGTACATGAGCGAAACTGATGCCGATGAATTTATAAATAAGCTTGTGTTTTTTATAAACGAAAATATAAATGGTGCTTTTGTTATATCAAGCGGTAAAAACATGGGCGTATTTAAAGGTATAGGTTATCCCGATGAAATTGCAAACTTTTTTAGGATTGAACGTTACAAGGCTTATTGCTGGACAGCCCATAACCGTTTTCCTACCAATACACCTGGATGGTGGGGTGGCGCACATCCATTTGGTTTGCTTGATTGGACAGTTGTGCACAATGGAGAGATTTCGTCTTATGGGGCAAATAAGCGATACCTTGAGATGCACGGTTATAAATGTACACAAAAAACTGATACAGAAGCAATTGTTTATCTGGCGGATTTAATTGTAAGAAAACACAAGATACCAATAGAGTTGTTAGCCAAAATATTCAGTGCTCCTTTATGGGAAGAGATAGAAAGGATGCCACAAGATCAGAAAAAACTTTACAAAGCTTTAAGGATAATATATGGCAGAGCACTTCTCAACGGTCCTTTTTCAATTTTATTGACATTTAAAGGTGGTATAATGGCTTTAAATGATAGAATTAAATTAAGACCGCTGGTTGTAGGAAAAAAGGATGATGTATATTATTTTTCAAGCGAAGAAGCAGCTATAAAGCATATTTGCAGTGATATAAAAGATATAAGTTCTCCAGATGCGGGTGAACCTGTTATCGCAAAACTTACTGATGAA
- a CDS encoding FAD-dependent oxidoreductase: MPNWVIGDVSFSQERMFYRRNDFFEKNNIQTLLGTPVESIDTKLKTIKLSNKVTINYDKLIIASGANAIMPKNITGIDLDGVYTLTNIKGARKLKEDLVKINSIVIVGAGLIGTKMAYDLSKIGKKVVLVELAKRVLFPALDDYAAALVQEQLKQKGVDIILNDSVVELDGDKTVSQVTLSSGKKILCDACLLSVGVAPNVDFVDKNIKLDRGIVVDDYLKACDDCYAAGDVASIYDIVVNVRRPIPILPLAARQGYIAGLNASGHEVKFGGGFAMNSIEIGNVGFISMGLIESNTDEVLEYKKDDKYRKFIIRDNKLIGVILVNNVEKAGMFNWMIEKKFDVSWIKDTFLNNDFGWKYFDKAFRVLRLDRKLQR, encoded by the coding sequence TTGCCAAACTGGGTAATTGGAGATGTAAGTTTTTCACAGGAGAGAATGTTTTATAGAAGGAACGATTTTTTTGAAAAAAATAATATACAAACATTACTGGGAACTCCTGTTGAAAGCATTGATACTAAGCTGAAAACAATTAAGTTATCAAACAAAGTAACAATTAATTACGATAAGCTTATTATAGCAAGTGGTGCGAATGCTATAATGCCAAAAAATATTACAGGTATCGATTTAGATGGTGTTTATACACTGACAAATATTAAAGGGGCAAGAAAACTTAAAGAGGATTTAGTTAAAATAAACTCTATTGTTATAGTAGGAGCTGGCTTAATTGGCACAAAAATGGCTTATGATTTGTCAAAAATAGGAAAAAAGGTAGTATTGGTCGAGCTTGCAAAAAGAGTATTGTTTCCAGCGCTTGATGATTATGCTGCAGCGTTGGTCCAGGAACAATTAAAACAAAAGGGAGTAGATATAATTTTAAATGACTCTGTTGTTGAGCTTGATGGTGATAAAACTGTTAGTCAGGTTACGCTTTCAAGTGGTAAAAAAATATTATGCGATGCATGCTTGCTTAGTGTAGGTGTTGCGCCAAATGTAGATTTTGTTGATAAAAATATAAAGCTTGATAGAGGTATTGTGGTTGATGATTATCTAAAAGCATGCGATGATTGCTATGCAGCTGGTGATGTTGCAAGTATTTATGATATTGTAGTAAATGTAAGAAGGCCTATTCCTATTTTGCCACTTGCAGCCAGGCAAGGTTATATTGCAGGCCTGAATGCAAGCGGACATGAGGTAAAGTTTGGCGGTGGTTTTGCAATGAATTCCATTGAGATTGGCAATGTAGGGTTTATTTCTATGGGATTAATTGAAAGCAATACTGATGAGGTACTCGAATACAAAAAAGATGACAAATATAGAAAGTTTATTATTAGAGATAACAAATTAATTGGTGTTATTCTTGTAAATAATGTTGAAAAAGCAGGTATGTTTAATTGGATGATAGAAAAAAAGTTTGATGTTTCATGGATAAAAGATACATTTTTAAACAATGATTTTGGGTGGAAATATTTTGATAAAGCTTTTAGAGTGTTAAGGCTTGATAGAAAATTACAAAGGTAG
- a CDS encoding FAD/NAD(P)-binding oxidoreductase, translating to MKYVIIGNSVAGINAATAIRQNDIKGEILIISDEQGPILDHFCQTG from the coding sequence ATGAAGTATGTAATAATAGGAAATTCTGTTGCAGGTATTAATGCAGCAACAGCTATCAGGCAAAATGATATTAAAGGCGAAATTTTAATAATATCAGATGAACAAGGCCCTATTCTAGACCACTTTTGCCAAACTGGGTAA
- a CDS encoding 4Fe-4S dicluster domain-containing protein: MKLVKINEDNCVYCHLCEVACKTEHSVSKDIIKAVKKENVISRCTAEFNYPYSASIMCRHCDDAPCIFACQNGAMHRDERGYVVVNSELCVGCWMCIMVCPYGVIKQGKQGGWGLSVKCDLCPDRSIPACVEACPNEALTFEEL; this comes from the coding sequence ATGAAGCTTGTTAAAATAAATGAAGATAACTGTGTATACTGTCATTTGTGTGAAGTTGCATGCAAAACGGAGCATTCAGTATCAAAAGACATTATCAAAGCTGTAAAAAAAGAAAATGTAATATCGAGGTGTACTGCGGAGTTCAATTATCCATACTCAGCTTCTATTATGTGCAGGCATTGTGATGATGCGCCATGTATTTTCGCATGTCAGAATGGAGCCATGCATAGAGATGAGAGAGGCTATGTAGTGGTTAACTCAGAGCTTTGTGTAGGTTGCTGGATGTGTATAATGGTTTGTCCATATGGTGTTATAAAGCAAGGAAAGCAAGGGGGTTGGGGCTTATCTGTAAAATGTGATTTATGTCCGGATAGAAGTATTCCTGCATGTGTTGAAGCATGCCCTAATGAAGCTTTAACTTTTGAAGAGTTGTGA
- a CDS encoding glutamate synthase-related protein: MKDVKTYTPPDFHVIRDPDRCIKCKACVEQCSFDATFYDEEEDKIWNWDAKCVGCNRCAAFCPTEAITIENRENPYRINESWGKWNVVGVKKRAAFGGAPVVSMGSDKPYIVYWDHMLINASQVTNPSIDPLREPMELKTFLGKKVDRLEIEDGKLKTVLFPQLELEIPIMFAAMSYGALNYNVIEAIGRAAVELGTYFNSGEGGLHKDHYKFEGNIIVQVASGRFGVYKEYLDVASAIEIKIGQGAKPGIGGHLPGEKVTASIAQTRMIPRGTDALSPAPHHDIYSIEDLRQLIYALKEATEYKKPIFVKIACVHNIAAIASGVAQAGADVIVLDGFKGGTGASPQVIRDNVGLPIELALASVDDRLRQEGLRGKISLVASGGIRNSMDVIKAIALGADAVYIGTATLIAIGCTMCQQCHTGKCAWGIATQDPFLSKRQNPNIATQRLVNLVNVWSLEIKETLGAMGINSIESLKGNRLALRGFDLTEKEMEILGILHAGE, encoded by the coding sequence ATGAAAGATGTTAAAACTTATACACCACCAGATTTTCATGTTATAAGGGATCCAGATAGGTGTATTAAGTGTAAAGCGTGTGTTGAGCAATGCTCTTTTGATGCTACATTTTACGATGAAGAAGAGGATAAAATATGGAACTGGGATGCAAAATGCGTAGGTTGTAATAGATGCGCTGCGTTTTGTCCAACAGAGGCCATTACAATAGAAAACCGCGAAAACCCTTATCGTATAAACGAAAGCTGGGGTAAATGGAATGTGGTTGGTGTCAAAAAAAGGGCAGCTTTTGGCGGGGCACCAGTTGTTTCTATGGGCTCAGATAAACCGTATATTGTGTATTGGGATCATATGCTTATAAATGCTTCACAGGTTACAAATCCATCGATAGATCCTTTAAGAGAACCAATGGAATTAAAAACATTTTTAGGCAAAAAAGTTGATCGTTTAGAGATAGAAGATGGTAAGTTAAAAACCGTTTTATTCCCTCAGCTTGAATTGGAAATACCAATAATGTTTGCTGCGATGAGCTACGGTGCACTGAATTACAACGTGATTGAAGCAATAGGCAGGGCGGCAGTTGAGCTTGGTACGTACTTCAATTCGGGCGAAGGTGGCCTTCACAAAGACCACTATAAATTTGAAGGCAATATAATAGTTCAGGTGGCAAGTGGACGTTTTGGGGTTTATAAAGAATATCTTGATGTAGCAAGTGCAATTGAAATCAAAATTGGCCAGGGCGCAAAGCCAGGCATAGGTGGTCACTTGCCTGGTGAAAAAGTTACAGCTTCTATTGCCCAAACAAGAATGATACCAAGAGGCACAGATGCACTTAGTCCTGCACCCCATCACGATATTTATTCGATTGAAGATTTAAGACAACTTATATACGCACTAAAAGAAGCTACAGAGTACAAAAAGCCTATTTTTGTTAAAATTGCATGTGTGCATAACATTGCTGCAATTGCAAGCGGTGTAGCTCAAGCCGGCGCTGATGTAATTGTCCTTGATGGTTTTAAGGGTGGGACAGGCGCATCGCCACAGGTTATAAGGGATAATGTTGGACTTCCCATAGAGCTTGCCTTAGCAAGTGTAGATGATAGATTAAGACAGGAAGGTTTGAGAGGAAAAATTTCTCTGGTTGCATCAGGCGGGATTAGAAACTCGATGGATGTAATAAAAGCAATTGCTTTGGGTGCAGATGCAGTCTATATTGGCACAGCAACGCTTATTGCCATAGGTTGCACCATGTGCCAGCAATGCCACACTGGAAAATGCGCATGGGGTATTGCAACACAAGACCCATTTTTGTCAAAGCGCCAAAACCCAAACATTGCTACTCAAAGGCTTGTTAATTTAGTTAATGTTTGGTCTTTAGAGATAAAAGAAACGCTTGGCGCTATGGGTATAAACTCTATAGAATCGCTAAAAGGTAACAGGTTAGCTCTAAGGGGATTTGATTTAACCGAAAAAGAAATGGAAATTCTAGGCATATTGCACGCAGGAGAATAA
- a CDS encoding flagellar motor protein MotB, which yields MADSTNLVRKKKCKKSKPPESSVWEIAYGDFMTSMMAFFLVMWLVAATNEQQRKIIEYYFTHPMQSVSVSQGSGLNPSKGVFDIGSKQLVVSQMPSESKPITINNQASQIKRYENKYEMQNQMTSILGRIQEAIKSNKEIAPYGAQIKYSINEEGLNIILFDKNDRPMFANGSIKPEPYTIDILKIIASNIRPLPNKIVVEGYANYTPVVSGLSNWDLSIGRANEARKILESQGIVSERFSSVVGYGDTRPMPGTLPQDPVNRRIVILIKKL from the coding sequence ATGGCAGACAGTACCAATTTAGTGCGAAAGAAGAAATGTAAGAAGTCAAAACCACCAGAATCAAGCGTATGGGAGATAGCCTATGGCGATTTTATGACTTCAATGATGGCTTTTTTCCTTGTTATGTGGCTTGTTGCAGCAACAAACGAACAGCAAAGAAAAATTATTGAGTATTACTTTACACACCCTATGCAATCTGTAAGCGTATCTCAAGGAAGCGGTTTAAATCCATCAAAAGGAGTATTTGATATAGGCTCAAAACAGCTTGTGGTCAGCCAGATGCCTTCTGAGAGTAAACCCATAACTATAAATAATCAAGCTTCCCAAATAAAAAGATATGAAAATAAATATGAAATGCAAAATCAAATGACATCAATTTTAGGTAGAATTCAAGAAGCTATTAAGTCAAATAAAGAAATTGCTCCTTATGGTGCACAAATAAAATACTCGATTAATGAAGAAGGTTTGAATATTATTCTATTTGATAAAAATGATAGACCAATGTTTGCAAATGGTTCCATTAAACCAGAACCATATACAATAGATATATTAAAAATCATAGCTTCAAACATTAGACCTCTTCCAAATAAGATTGTTGTAGAAGGATATGCTAATTATACTCCTGTTGTTTCTGGTTTATCTAATTGGGATTTATCTATTGGCAGAGCCAATGAAGCAAGAAAGATACTTGAATCTCAAGGTATTGTTTCGGAGCGCTTTAGTAGTGTTGTTGGCTATGGCGATACAAGACCTATGCCAGGAACATTGCCCCAAGATCCGGTTAACAGACGTATTGTAATATTGATTAAAAAGTTATAG
- a CDS encoding motility-associated protein: MNVIGVVLTIAAILTGFVLGGGKPLVLIQVSEYIVLFGGAAGILVASTTPSIMKDAIKVIVGFAKPNPFNKKVYLELLLFIYNLSVKVRKDGILSLEAIVDKPEESPIMQSNTFLLKNKEIREFVIDAIRNIVTGIEIEKLDEMLDSNIEVVEKEISIAPKMVAKIAESMPGMGIVAAVMGVILTMGALGGSILEVGHHVAGALTGTFLGLLLCYVVIGPMATVQELKNEDFMGYLKSLKVGIISIAKGDAPIIAMESVRQTVPPVYRTEFDEVEKLAKERR, translated from the coding sequence ATGAATGTAATCGGTGTTGTACTTACCATTGCTGCAATTTTAACAGGTTTTGTTTTGGGTGGTGGAAAGCCGCTTGTTTTAATACAGGTATCGGAATATATCGTTTTATTTGGCGGTGCAGCGGGTATACTTGTTGCTTCTACTACACCTTCTATTATGAAGGATGCTATAAAGGTTATTGTTGGGTTTGCAAAGCCAAACCCTTTTAATAAAAAAGTATATTTGGAATTATTACTATTTATTTACAACTTATCAGTTAAAGTAAGAAAAGATGGCATATTATCACTTGAAGCCATTGTTGATAAGCCAGAAGAAAGCCCTATTATGCAGTCTAATACCTTTTTGCTTAAAAACAAAGAAATAAGAGAATTTGTAATTGATGCAATAAGAAACATTGTAACAGGTATTGAAATAGAAAAACTTGATGAAATGCTTGACTCTAATATTGAAGTAGTGGAAAAAGAGATATCTATAGCACCAAAAATGGTGGCAAAAATTGCCGAAAGTATGCCTGGTATGGGTATTGTTGCAGCTGTTATGGGTGTTATTTTAACCATGGGTGCACTTGGGGGTTCTATTTTAGAAGTAGGTCACCATGTTGCAGGTGCGCTTACAGGTACTTTTTTGGGTTTACTTCTTTGTTATGTGGTGATTGGTCCAATGGCTACTGTTCAGGAACTAAAAAATGAAGATTTTATGGGATATTTAAAATCACTTAAAGTTGGCATTATTTCTATTGCAAAAGGTGATGCACCAATTATTGCTATGGAATCTGTAAGACAAACAGTACCGCCAGTCTACCGTACTGAGTTTGATGAGGTAGAAAAGCTTGCAAAAGAGAGGCGCTAA